One part of the Acidobacteriota bacterium genome encodes these proteins:
- a CDS encoding transposase produces the protein MQQPGPTARFYRKRLPHWEVENGTYFVTVGLFGALPPQIAAGIRRIAGKAAGGGDAGLRKSRAGFLAMENWLHRFEGRRDLENPRVASEVEAFIRENSANGFWEMHAWVLMPNHAHLLFTPTPACIGACPGDRGTLEWLMSTFKRVTARRVNRSRGTRGMRFWQREWFDHWVRCPAEFERIVAYIRLNPVRACLASDAHPWPHLWVANP, from the coding sequence ATGCAGCAGCCCGGACCGACCGCCCGCTTCTACCGGAAACGGCTCCCGCACTGGGAAGTGGAAAACGGGACCTACTTCGTGACCGTCGGCCTGTTCGGCGCCCTGCCGCCGCAGATCGCGGCCGGCATCCGCCGCATCGCCGGGAAGGCCGCCGGAGGCGGCGACGCCGGCCTGCGGAAGTCAAGGGCCGGCTTCCTGGCCATGGAGAACTGGCTCCACCGCTTCGAGGGCCGCCGGGACCTCGAGAACCCGCGGGTCGCTTCGGAGGTCGAGGCGTTCATCCGGGAGAATTCCGCGAACGGCTTCTGGGAGATGCACGCCTGGGTCCTGATGCCCAACCACGCGCACCTGCTCTTCACCCCGACACCGGCCTGCATCGGGGCGTGCCCGGGCGACCGGGGGACCCTGGAGTGGCTGATGAGCACCTTCAAGCGCGTTACGGCCCGCCGGGTGAACCGTTCTCGCGGGACGAGGGGGATGCGGTTCTGGCAGCGGGAGTGGTTCGACCACTGGGTGCGGTGCCCGGCGGAGTTCGAACGCATCGTGGCGTACATCCGACTGAACCCGGTCAGGGCATGCCTGGCGAGTGACGCTCACCCCTGGCCCCACCTGTGGGTTGCAAATCCCTGA